TAGTCGTTTGCCGAGTGCCTGGCCCGGCCATGGGACGTTCAGAAAATGGGTTCATCGTCTCCCCTATTGCATCAGGATCACACAGCTGTCGGCATCCCAACACAGATGCACTTCATCACCCCAGGTCGGCGTTCCCTGGCGGAAGCGATGCGCGTTTTGCAGCTGGGCACTGATCATCTGGCCGTTACCCAGGCGCACATGGTAAATGGACAGATCGCCGAGATAGGCAATATGCACCACGTCGCCAACGGCATAATTACAGCCATCGGCCGTTGGCTGCGTGCACAGCATCACCTTTTCGGGACGCAGGGCCACGGTGACCGGCACACCATCCACCACCGAAGCATCGGAAAGGACTCTCAGTGGACAGCCAAGCGCCGGGCTGTCAATCAGCAGACTGTCAGGCCGGCGTTCGCGCAGAATTCCCTCAAACAGGTTTGCCGAGCCAATAAATTCTGCGCTGAAGCGCGTAGCCGGGTGCTCGTAAATTTCTTCCGGCTCACCGATCTGGACGAATTTACCCCGGTTCATTATCGCAATACGCCCGGCCATGGTCATCGCTTCTTCCTGATCGTGAGTCACCATCACGCAGGTCACTCCCACGCGTTCAAGGATATCCACCACTTCGTG
This DNA window, taken from Erwinia tasmaniensis Et1/99, encodes the following:
- the potG gene encoding putrescine ABC transporter ATP-binding subunit PotG, translated to MNDVISRSQGKTGRALSPLLEIRNLTKSFDGQHAVDDVNLTIYKGEIFALLGPSGCGKSTLLRMLAGFESPTQGQVVLDGLDLSHVPPYQRPINMMFQSYALFPHMTVEQNIAFGLKQDRLAKGEISARVAEMLTLVHMQDYAKRKPHQLSGGQRQRVALARSLAKRPKLLLLDEPMGALDKKLRDRMQHEVVDILERVGVTCVMVTHDQEEAMTMAGRIAIMNRGKFVQIGEPEEIYEHPATRFSAEFIGSANLFEGILRERRPDSLLIDSPALGCPLRVLSDASVVDGVPVTVALRPEKVMLCTQPTADGCNYAVGDVVHIAYLGDLSIYHVRLGNGQMISAQLQNAHRFRQGTPTWGDEVHLCWDADSCVILMQ